One Egicoccus halophilus genomic region harbors:
- the pgmB gene encoding beta-phosphoglucomutase produces MSEPLRAVVFDLDGVITDTAEQHYLGWQRLADEEGLPFDREANESLRGLSRRESLLALLGDREVDEATLEEWMTRKNDYYVASLADMSPADALPGAVELVDDAKARSLRVAIGSSSRNARLVLDKLQLTEAFDAIADGNSVERAKPAPDLFLEAARLLDVAPQACVVVEDATSGVDAALAAGMVAVGVGPQDRVGHATFRFDTPADVDLDVVLAGGTA; encoded by the coding sequence GTGTCCGAGCCCCTGCGCGCCGTCGTCTTCGACCTCGACGGCGTGATCACCGACACCGCCGAACAGCACTATCTCGGCTGGCAGCGCCTCGCCGACGAGGAGGGCCTGCCGTTCGACCGCGAGGCCAACGAGTCCCTGCGGGGCCTGTCGCGGCGCGAGTCGCTGCTCGCTCTGCTCGGCGACCGTGAGGTCGACGAGGCCACGCTCGAGGAGTGGATGACCCGCAAGAACGACTACTACGTCGCCTCGCTGGCCGACATGTCGCCGGCCGACGCGCTGCCGGGTGCGGTGGAGCTCGTGGACGACGCCAAGGCCCGCAGCCTGCGCGTGGCGATCGGCTCGTCGAGCAGGAACGCCCGGCTGGTGCTCGACAAGCTGCAGCTGACCGAGGCGTTCGACGCGATCGCCGACGGCAACAGCGTCGAGCGGGCCAAGCCGGCCCCCGACCTGTTCCTCGAGGCCGCCCGACTGCTCGACGTCGCGCCGCAGGCGTGTGTCGTCGTCGAGGACGCGACCTCGGGCGTCGACGCGGCCCTGGCCGCGGGCATGGTGGCGGTCGGCGTCGGCCCGCAGGACCGGGTCGGGCACGCGACCTTCCGGTTCGACACGCCCGCCGACGTCGACCTCGACGTGGTGCTCGCCGGCGGTACGGCATGA
- the yaaA gene encoding peroxide stress protein YaaA: protein MSRPLVLLPPSKGKAPGGDGPPHGAVVAADTGPLGPARRELLAAVTGDLDGLDDAALARLAGVGAAKVADARKLLQALPDAPTRPGHRRYTGVVHGNAGLAELDPDTAGADVRIVSALLGLVALADPVPDYRLEVAARLPSLGGIGPWWRDRLAGPIARLAAGRRVWDLLPAEHARVWDLAVRERLAVVTVRFVRPDGRAANAARTKVCKGRLTAALLRAPDLDAAGLAREADPGPGWQLRADPDGTGVTATFSG, encoded by the coding sequence GTGAGCCGACCGCTGGTGCTGTTGCCGCCCTCGAAGGGCAAGGCGCCCGGCGGTGACGGTCCGCCCCACGGTGCCGTGGTGGCGGCCGACACCGGACCGCTCGGTCCCGCCCGGCGCGAGCTGCTCGCCGCGGTGACCGGCGACCTCGACGGCCTCGACGACGCGGCACTCGCCCGCCTGGCGGGCGTCGGCGCGGCGAAGGTCGCCGACGCCCGCAAGCTCCTGCAAGCCCTGCCCGACGCCCCGACGCGACCGGGACACCGCCGCTACACCGGGGTGGTGCACGGCAACGCGGGGCTCGCCGAGCTCGACCCGGACACCGCGGGCGCCGACGTACGCATCGTTTCGGCGCTGCTGGGGCTGGTCGCCCTGGCCGACCCCGTGCCCGACTACCGCCTCGAGGTGGCCGCACGGCTGCCGTCGCTCGGCGGGATCGGTCCGTGGTGGCGCGACCGGCTCGCCGGTCCGATCGCGCGTCTCGCCGCCGGCCGGCGGGTGTGGGACCTGCTGCCGGCCGAGCACGCCCGCGTGTGGGACCTCGCCGTGCGGGAGCGTCTCGCCGTCGTGACCGTCCGTTTCGTGCGGCCCGACGGCCGCGCCGCCAACGCGGCCCGGACGAAGGTCTGCAAGGGGCGGCTCACGGCCGCGCTGCTGCGCGCCCCCGACCTCGATGCCGCGGGGCTCGCCCGCGAGGCGGACCCGGGTCCGGGGTGGCAACTGCGCGCCGACCCGGACGGCACCGGCGTGACGGCCACGTTCTCCGGCTGA